In Synergistaceae bacterium, the DNA window TTAACGGCGGGAGTCATTTAGTCGGTTCTCTCACGATTCCTGCGTCTTCAGGAAATACTGACAGACAAATAATGTTCATTAAAGATTTATCGGCGACGATTTTATGCTGCACTCCGAGTTATGCGGCTTTTATCGGTGAACGCATGAAAGAAATGGGAATGACTCCGTCTGATATTCCATTGAAGGCGGGAATTTTCGGGGCTGAGGCATGGTCAGAAAGTATGAGACATGATATTGAGGCAACTATGGGAATCAAAGCCTATGACATTTACGGACTGACAGAACTTTGCGGGCCCGGAGTCTCGTTTGAATGTTCGGATCAACACGGAATGCACATTAACGAAGATTATTTTATAGCAGAAATTATTAACCCTGAAACCGGCGAAGTATTACCAGAAGGGAGTCTCGGCGAACTTGTTTTCACGACTTTAGACAAAGAAGCATTCCCGTTATTGAGATATAGGACTCGTGATATTTGCTCACTTACTCGCGAAAAATGCCCGTGCGGCCGTACTCATGTGAGAATGACGAAACTCAAAGGCCGGAGCGATGACATGTTGATAATTCGCGGTGTAAACGTCTTCCCGAGCCAGATCGAGACCGTATTAATCAATCAGGGCTATCCTGCAAATTATCAAATTATAGTTGATCGAGTAAATAATACTGATACACTTGACGTAAGAGTCGAAATGACTCCGGAAATGTTCACGGACAATCTCGGCGAAGTAAACAAGAGACAGGCAAAATTAGTTGACGGTCTTCGTTCAATGCTGGGATTAACTGCTAAAGTTACTCTTGTCGCGCCTAAGACAATAGCACGCAGCGAGGGTAAAGCAGTAAGAGTCATAGACAACCGCAAAATTTAAAGGAGTGTGCAAATTATGAGCGTTAAACAAATTTCTGTATTTCTTGAGAACAGGCCGGGCTGTCTTCACGAGATGACAAAGGCACTCGCTGATAATAATATAGACATGAGGGGGCTTTCACTTGCTGAGACGAGTGATTTCGGTATAGTGCGCTTAATTGTCGATGATGTTTACGGGACAGCAAATGTTTTGAAATCGGCGGGATTTATTGCGAGCATCACGGACGTTATAGCCGTTGAAGTTCCGAATGTTCCCGGCGGCCTGAATAAAGTATTAGAAATTTTGCAGGGCGTTAATATCAACGTTGAATACATGTACGCGATTTTAGGCAACCAGAAATCAGAAAACGCGTATATAATTTTCAGGGTAAATGACAACGAGTCGGCTTCTGATTCGCTCATGAAAGCAGGAGTCAGAATAATGAATCAAGAAACTTTATCGGCTCTATAAAATATTAAAAAATTTTTCCGGGACTGATTCGCGCGAGTCAGTTCCATTTTTTATATTATAATTATTGCTATATATTTATTTAATAAGGAGGAATCTATAACGTGAAGCAAAGACTTGCGGATTATGTAGCTGATTTTCTTGTCTCACACGGCATAAAACACTGTTTCAGTGTCGTAGGAGGCGGGGCAATGCATTTAAATGACGCGTTAGGACATAAGGACGGCCTCAAAGTAATTTATACTCATCACGAACAGGCGGCTGCAATTGCTGCGGAATCATATGCGAGACTCGATAATAATATTGCTGCTGTCTGTGTTACAACTGGGCCGGGAGGTGTGAACGCTTTAACGGGCGTATTATGCGGCTGGCTTGACTCTATTCCCATGTTTATTATAAGCGGCCAAGTACGTTATGACACTACAGCGAGATATGCTAAAAAATTGCGCGGTATAAATTTGCGTGCGCTCGGTGATCAGGAATACGACATAATTAATTCAGTCAAAGCAATGACAAAATACGCCGTAATGATCGAGAACCCCGAACGAATTAAATACGAACTCGAACGAGCTTATCATTTAGCGACAACAGGACGGCCCGGCCCGGTTTGGCTTGATATTCCCGTAAATTTTCAGGGCGCATATATAGAAACTAGCAATCTTGAAAGCTATGACCCTTCAGAAGATGATAAATTACTGCCTCCCGCTGTGAGTGATGACGTTATAAAAGATGTTATCTCGCTCATAAAAGAGTCAAAACGTCCGGTTTTATATGCAGGTTATGGCATAAGATTATCGGGCGGCTATGAAATTTTCAGGCAGTTAATCGAAAAATTAAATATTCCCGTTGTTACATACTGGAATGCGATAGATTTAATAGAGAATTCTCACAGGCTTTACACGGGCAGGGGCGGCAATATGGGCGACAGACCCGGAAATTTTGCGGTTCAGAATTCAGATTTAGTGCTGGCAATAGGGACTCGCTTATCGATTCGTCAAGTCGGCTATAACTGGGACACATGGGCGAGGGCTGCAAAAATTATCATGGTCGACATCGATAAAAACGAAATGAACAAGCACACTATACACGCAGATTTTAAAATATGGGCAGATGCTAAAGATTTTATGAATAAATTAAACGCTGCAATAGATCACAAAATTTTTAATGACTCGTCATGGCTTGAGACCTGCTCAAACTGGAAAAAAAATTATCCCGTTGTATTGACTCGACACTATGAGCAGAAAAAACTTGCTAATATATATGCATTTATAGATTATCTCAGCAGTAAATTACATGATAAAAATTTAACGGTTGTATCAAACGGCGCGTGCTGTGTTGCAGGCAGTCAGGCATATAGAATCAAGAAAGACGCGAGATTTATTAATAATAGCGCAACTGCTTCAATGGGCTATGGACTCCCGGCTTCAATCGGAGCATGCGTAAATTACATAGGGGGGGGGGGGGGCATCAACTGGCGCAAGGACTCAAGTAATTTGTCTCGAAGGCGACGGCAGCATAATGATGAACTTGCAGGAACTCCAGACAGTAATAACAAATAAGCTCCCTATAAAAATTTTCCTAGTAAACAATCAAGGCTATCACTCAATCAGGCAGACCCAGCGAAATTTATTCAGCAATCACACACGAGTCGGAATCGGTCCGGAGTCCGGTGATCTGTCATTCCCTGATTTCAGCAGGATTGCAACGGCGTTCGGATATAAATATTTGTGCGCTCATGATAATTCAGAGATGGAACGTGCAGTAGATGAGGCTTTAAATTTTGACGGAGCTTTATTTTGCGAAATTTTCACGGACACAGTGCAGAACTGGGAGCCCAAGAGCAGCGCAAGAAAATTAGAAGATGGGACTCTAGTAAGTTCACCGCTTGAAGATTTAGCCCCGTTTTTGCCCCGTGAAGAGTTAAAGCGCAATATGTTTATACCGTTGATTGACGAGTAAATTATTTTATTCAGGTCCGAGAATCTTTGCTGCGTTATCGTAAAATATTAATTTTTTCTCGGACTCGTTTAAATCGAGCGAGTCAAAATCTTTAACGCATTGAATTTGTGAACTCCACGGCGAGTCAGTCCCGAATAAGACTCGATTCGCCCCGAAAATTTTTATAATTCGCGTGAATTCTTGAGAGTTTAACATTTTGCACTGATCTTGACTCGTATAGAAATTATCATTATTAGGGATAAATTCTCCCAGTGAGAACGCAGTATCTATATAAATATTTTCACGATCAGCAAAAAATTTTATAGAATCTTCCCAGCAACGCCAGCCGCCCATATGAGCGAGAATTACCCGGCAATTATTCCCGGCCAAGTCAAGAGATTTTGCGATTCGTTCGGGGAGTGCTTTATCATCATCAGGAAATCCAATATCAAAACCAGCATGAATCATCACGGATAAATTAAACTCGCCGGCAAATTTCAAAATATTTATAAATCTCTCGTCATCGATATTTACTCCCTGATAGACCGGGTGAATTTTAACGCCTTTAACGCCTGAACTTGATAATCTTGCAAACTCTTCACGGATAAATTTATTATTGCAGTCCGGGTGAATTGCCCCGAATGAAAAAATTTTGCCGGTATTATTTATTGAGATTGCGGAGTCATTTATTTTGCTGACTTGTTCGGGCTTGGTGGCTACTGGCTGCAGGACTGACGCTGATATTTCAGCATTTGACATTGATTTAATGAGAGACTCAAGCGTTCCCTCAGTAAAATATTTCGTGTGACTCTTACTTGATAAAATTTTCAGGGCATGAGAGGCTATTTTTTCGGGGAATGTGTGAACGTGAAAATCTATTATATTCATGTGATATATACTCCTTTACAGCGTGAGTGAATAAAGCCGCCGCGGGGCGGGTGGGTGGGAGCGGCGGCAGGAAAAATTTTTTGTAACGAGTGGGTGATGACAACAAGGAAAATTTATAGCTCGCAATAAAATATTTACTCATCATCACCGAGCGCGCTGGATTGCTTGACAGTAACCGTCTTTGTGTAGCAAGAGAACGCATTATCAATGAAATTTTTATCCGGCTTAGGAGTAATAAAGCTCACAACAGGCACAATAATAAATCCTGCTAACATGCAAAACGCTCCGGCATTAATGGGCGATTGTAATAGAACCGGAAAATCTGAACGTATAAATATATTCGCAATCATTACGGCACTCGAAAAAATAAAATTAACCCAGCAAGCTAATTTACTAACTCCCTTCCAGTAAAGACTATACATGAAAGGTGCTAAGAATGCCCCGGCCAGTGCTCCCCATGAGACTCCCATTAATTGAGCTATA includes these proteins:
- a CDS encoding phenylacetate--CoA ligase; translation: MEIKQKYYQPEIETMPHEKIRELQNERLLKQVRHVWEDVPYYRAKMQEKNLTPDDIKSQDDLYKLPFLTKDDLRKAYPYGLMGKPLKDCVRIQSTSGTTGQRVVAFYTQHDLNIWETMCARAITAAGGTNEDVVQVSYGYGLFTGGPGLNGGSHLVGSLTIPASSGNTDRQIMFIKDLSATILCCTPSYAAFIGERMKEMGMTPSDIPLKAGIFGAEAWSESMRHDIEATMGIKAYDIYGLTELCGPGVSFECSDQHGMHINEDYFIAEIINPETGEVLPEGSLGELVFTTLDKEAFPLLRYRTRDICSLTREKCPCGRTHVRMTKLKGRSDDMLIIRGVNVFPSQIETVLINQGYPANYQIIVDRVNNTDTLDVRVEMTPEMFTDNLGEVNKRQAKLVDGLRSMLGLTAKVTLVAPKTIARSEGKAVRVIDNRKI
- a CDS encoding acetolactate synthase; this encodes MSVKQISVFLENRPGCLHEMTKALADNNIDMRGLSLAETSDFGIVRLIVDDVYGTANVLKSAGFIASITDVIAVEVPNVPGGLNKVLEILQGVNINVEYMYAILGNQKSENAYIIFRVNDNESASDSLMKAGVRIMNQETLSAL
- a CDS encoding thiamine pyrophosphate-binding protein, which gives rise to MKQRLADYVADFLVSHGIKHCFSVVGGGAMHLNDALGHKDGLKVIYTHHEQAAAIAAESYARLDNNIAAVCVTTGPGGVNALTGVLCGWLDSIPMFIISGQVRYDTTARYAKKLRGINLRALGDQEYDIINSVKAMTKYAVMIENPERIKYELERAYHLATTGRPGPVWLDIPVNFQGAYIETSNLESYDPSEDDKLLPPAVSDDVIKDVISLIKESKRPVLYAGYGIRLSGGYEIFRQLIEKLNIPVVTYWNAIDLIENSHRLYTGRGGNMGDRPGNFAVQNSDLVLAIGTRLSIRQVGYNWDTWARAAKIIMVDIDKNEMNKHTIHADFKIWADAKDFMNKLNAAIDHKIFNDSSWLETCSNWKKNYPVVLTRHYEQKKLANIYAFIDYLSSKLHDKNLTVVSNGACCVAGSQAYRIKKDARFINNSATASMGYGLPASIGACVNYIGGGGGINWRKDSSNLSRRRRQHNDELAGTPDSNNK
- a CDS encoding amidohydrolase family protein, with product MNIIDFHVHTFPEKIASHALKILSSKSHTKYFTEGTLESLIKSMSNAEISASVLQPVATKPEQVSKINDSAISINNTGKIFSFGAIHPDCNNKFIREEFARLSSSGVKGVKIHPVYQGVNIDDERFINILKFAGEFNLSVMIHAGFDIGFPDDDKALPERIAKSLDLAGNNCRVILAHMGGWRCWEDSIKFFADRENIYIDTAFSLGEFIPNNDNFYTSQDQCKMLNSQEFTRIIKIFGANRVLFGTDSPWSSQIQCVKDFDSLDLNESEKKLIFYDNAAKILGPE